One Mucilaginibacter ginkgonis genomic region harbors:
- a CDS encoding DUF1365 domain-containing protein, giving the protein MQPTANINSCLYKAKVMHHRLAPKKHSFHYNVFMFYLDLDEIDSLSKRLKLMSRNRFNLFNFRDKDHLQLPAGNPDTSKQVREQIKNYLATQGVHIGNGRIMLLTNLATLGYQFNPVSFYFCYNEAGEPVCSVVEVCNTFREMKPYFLGSDTRTGNTFHLNTTKYFYVSPFIDMDTNFDFSLDVPDEKLNIRIDDFDKEGNRFFISTLNGNRTALTDARLLLYFLSFPLITLKVMAMIHWQALKLWIKKIPFHKKEAQKELQKGVYRAYKPK; this is encoded by the coding sequence ATGCAACCAACCGCCAACATAAACTCCTGCCTGTACAAGGCTAAGGTTATGCACCATAGGTTGGCGCCAAAAAAGCATAGCTTTCATTACAATGTGTTTATGTTCTATCTTGATCTTGACGAGATAGACAGCCTTTCTAAGCGGCTGAAATTAATGAGCCGAAATCGCTTCAATCTTTTTAACTTCAGGGATAAAGATCATTTGCAGCTGCCTGCCGGCAATCCGGATACGTCAAAGCAGGTACGCGAACAGATCAAAAATTATCTGGCAACCCAAGGTGTACATATCGGCAATGGCCGCATAATGCTACTTACTAACCTGGCCACACTTGGCTACCAGTTTAACCCTGTAAGTTTTTATTTCTGTTACAATGAGGCGGGTGAACCTGTGTGCAGTGTGGTTGAGGTGTGCAACACCTTTCGTGAAATGAAACCTTATTTTTTAGGAAGTGATACGCGGACGGGTAACACCTTTCATCTTAACACAACAAAGTATTTCTATGTGTCGCCATTCATTGATATGGACACTAACTTTGATTTTAGCCTCGATGTTCCGGATGAAAAACTGAATATCCGCATCGATGATTTTGACAAGGAGGGTAACCGGTTTTTCATCAGTACACTTAACGGTAACCGTACGGCACTTACCGATGCCCGCCTGTTATTATACTTCCTAAGCTTCCCGCTCATTACACTAAAGGTGATGGCGATGATCCATTGGCAAGCCCTTAAACTATGGATTAAAAAAATTCCGTTTCACAAAAAAGAGGCACAAAAAGAACTTCAAAAAGGAGTCTACAGAGCTTATAAGCCAAAATAA
- a CDS encoding SAM-dependent methyltransferase, whose amino-acid sequence MSHTLTLDKKRSFYQNAVIEVLSAMTKGRMYFTLPNGETIAFGNGEGIITARIDVISDEFFKSIIFYGDIGFGEAYVDGLWDTDNITNVIKWVLLNMDAMPLVSGSKARSIALNMLKWFNKLYHAKRENTVDGSRKNIAEHYDLNNDFFATFLDPTMTYSAGYFCTDEMSLEESQYAKYERLARQLHLKPTDHVLEIGSGWGGNAIYMAKNYGCKVTSLTISEEQLKMARERVKEEGLESRVEILMKDYRHMEGVYDKIVSVEMLEAVGHKYLGEYFRRCHEMLKPTGILALQVITSPDSRYDAIRKGVDWIQKHIFPGSLLPSVAAINAAVNRSGDMTMVDLKDMGLDYAHTLKLWYNKFNASLKEVKALGFDDRFIRKWNYYLCYCEAAFAMRNINVMQLTYSRPNNTER is encoded by the coding sequence ATGTCCCATACACTTACTCTCGACAAAAAACGCAGTTTCTATCAAAACGCGGTAATTGAAGTTTTATCAGCCATGACCAAAGGCCGCATGTATTTTACCCTGCCGAATGGCGAAACTATAGCATTTGGCAACGGCGAAGGCATCATTACCGCCCGGATAGATGTTATCAGTGACGAGTTTTTTAAAAGCATCATTTTTTACGGAGATATAGGGTTTGGTGAAGCTTACGTTGATGGATTGTGGGATACGGACAACATTACCAACGTCATCAAGTGGGTATTGCTCAACATGGATGCAATGCCGCTTGTGTCCGGCAGCAAGGCCAGGTCCATAGCACTAAATATGCTCAAATGGTTTAATAAACTATACCACGCAAAGCGTGAAAATACCGTAGACGGGTCCCGCAAAAATATCGCTGAGCATTACGATCTCAACAATGATTTTTTCGCCACGTTTCTCGATCCTACAATGACTTACTCAGCCGGATACTTTTGTACAGATGAAATGTCGCTCGAAGAATCGCAATATGCAAAATACGAAAGGCTGGCCAGGCAGCTGCATTTAAAGCCTACCGACCACGTTTTAGAGATCGGCAGCGGATGGGGCGGCAATGCTATTTACATGGCCAAAAATTATGGCTGCAAAGTAACCTCACTTACCATATCAGAAGAGCAGCTTAAAATGGCCCGCGAACGGGTAAAAGAAGAAGGTCTCGAAAGCCGCGTCGAAATATTAATGAAAGATTATCGCCACATGGAAGGCGTTTATGATAAGATAGTCTCTGTAGAGATGTTAGAGGCGGTTGGGCATAAGTACCTCGGAGAATATTTTCGCCGGTGCCATGAGATGCTGAAGCCAACAGGCATTTTGGCCTTGCAGGTGATCACCAGTCCGGATTCCCGATACGATGCTATCCGTAAGGGGGTCGATTGGATACAGAAACATATATTCCCGGGGTCGCTGCTGCCATCCGTTGCAGCAATTAACGCCGCCGTAAACCGCAGCGGCGACATGACCATGGTTGATCTTAAAGATATGGGCCTCGATTATGCGCACACCTTAAAGCTGTGGTACAATAAATTTAACGCAAGCCTCAAAGAAGTAAAGGCCCTGGGTTTTGATGATCGTTTTATTCGCAAATGGAACTACTATTTATGCTATTGCGAGGCGGCCTTTGCCATGCGCAACATCAACGTGATGCAGCTTACTTACAGCAGGCCGAATAACACAGAAAGATAA
- a CDS encoding YXWGXW repeat-containing protein: MKIPKVLLIAGLLSLSAAASQAQVIVRVRPVAPRVVVTRPVAPSPRHVWVNEEWRPVRGRYVYSGGYWAAPPRAGARFIPGHWRATRRGSVWIPGHWM; the protein is encoded by the coding sequence ATGAAAATTCCAAAAGTTCTGTTAATCGCAGGTTTATTGTCATTATCGGCAGCAGCTTCGCAAGCGCAGGTTATTGTAAGAGTTAGGCCTGTTGCACCGCGTGTAGTGGTGACCCGCCCGGTTGCACCATCTCCACGCCATGTTTGGGTTAATGAAGAGTGGCGCCCTGTACGCGGCCGCTACGTTTATAGCGGTGGTTATTGGGCAGCACCACCAAGGGCAGGTGCAAGATTTATTCCCGGCCACTGGCGCGCCACCCGTCGCGGCTCTGTTTGGATCCCGGGTCACTGGATGTAA
- a CDS encoding DUF1800 domain-containing protein — protein MKTPFKYILTLCIALISAVTLSSYFNDAHNRYTFKFPYKQAGLTREQAAAHLLSRFTYGPTPGEVQAVAKQGLENWFQQQLDAKLPDDSLNNLLRNYDALQFTNSQVAEQFPKPAQVLRMAVRDSAINKDSLRSDRKEYKDRIQAYMKQNGLRPEQELFRQFINQKILRAAYSNNQLQEVMTSFWFNHFNVSITKNDCAQFIPAYERDVIRPNALGKFGDLLLATAKSPAMLYYLDNFNSSGTPANPARAAAAANAVRQNVIRNLQNNMQDTTRAMAAINKANQARKTQGLNENYAREVMELHTLGVDGGYTQQDVTNAAKVLTGWTIYPIGTYGNAVQNLLSRFTPEQLAARGFVHEGDFMFNPNRHESAEVTVLGKTYGPNGGYPDGVDMLEMLAHKEATAKFISKKLATRFVSDNPPQKLIDKMAKTFLTQDGDIKQVLITMVSSPEFWSAASVREKTKSPMELTIGAVRALNANIKQPYQLFNWINKMGEKMYYYIAPTGFPDRGQYWINTGALLNRMNFGLAIASGRIPGVTVNLAALNQNHEPESAQAALTIYGKMLLPGRDLTQTVKRLTPMLTDPELVNKVSAASNKTTPNTDTNIKPATAMQSGSDAMLAPPKTKDLIYAKAVLTPTSNTMLAQVVGVIIGSPEYQRR, from the coding sequence ATGAAAACCCCGTTTAAATATATCCTGACACTTTGTATTGCCTTAATTAGCGCTGTTACGCTTTCGTCTTATTTCAATGACGCGCACAACCGCTATACCTTTAAATTTCCGTATAAGCAGGCGGGTTTAACGCGGGAACAAGCAGCTGCTCACTTGCTAAGTCGGTTTACTTACGGGCCAACACCGGGCGAGGTACAAGCGGTTGCAAAACAAGGATTGGAAAACTGGTTTCAACAGCAATTGGATGCCAAGTTACCTGATGATTCTCTTAACAATCTATTGAGAAACTACGACGCATTGCAGTTTACCAACTCGCAGGTTGCAGAACAATTCCCTAAACCCGCGCAGGTGCTTAGAATGGCTGTGCGCGATAGCGCTATCAACAAAGATTCTTTACGCTCTGACAGGAAGGAGTACAAAGACCGCATACAGGCCTACATGAAACAAAACGGCCTGCGCCCCGAGCAGGAACTGTTCAGGCAATTCATCAATCAAAAGATATTAAGGGCAGCCTACAGCAATAACCAGCTGCAGGAGGTGATGACCAGCTTTTGGTTTAACCACTTTAACGTGTCTATCACCAAAAACGATTGTGCGCAATTTATTCCTGCCTATGAGCGAGATGTCATCAGGCCGAATGCTTTGGGTAAATTTGGCGATCTGTTGCTGGCTACTGCTAAGTCGCCGGCTATGCTGTACTATTTAGACAATTTTAATAGTAGCGGCACGCCGGCAAACCCGGCAAGGGCAGCCGCGGCGGCTAATGCTGTGCGCCAGAATGTGATACGTAACCTGCAGAACAATATGCAGGATACCACAAGGGCGATGGCAGCCATAAACAAAGCAAACCAGGCGCGTAAAACGCAGGGGCTGAATGAAAATTATGCCCGCGAGGTGATGGAGCTCCATACCCTTGGGGTTGATGGCGGCTACACGCAGCAGGACGTTACTAACGCGGCAAAGGTATTAACCGGGTGGACAATATATCCTATAGGCACGTACGGTAACGCTGTACAAAATTTGCTTAGCCGTTTTACGCCTGAACAATTAGCAGCGCGGGGTTTTGTTCATGAAGGCGACTTCATGTTCAACCCTAACCGTCATGAAAGTGCAGAGGTAACTGTGCTTGGAAAAACATACGGCCCTAACGGCGGTTACCCCGATGGTGTAGATATGCTGGAAATGTTGGCACATAAAGAGGCTACCGCGAAATTTATAAGTAAGAAACTGGCAACACGTTTTGTGAGTGATAATCCGCCGCAAAAACTGATAGATAAAATGGCCAAAACCTTCCTGACTCAGGATGGCGACATAAAGCAGGTATTGATCACGATGGTTTCATCGCCGGAGTTTTGGAGTGCTGCGTCTGTGCGCGAGAAAACAAAATCGCCTATGGAGCTGACCATCGGAGCGGTAAGGGCATTAAATGCTAACATAAAGCAGCCTTACCAGTTGTTCAATTGGATCAATAAGATGGGCGAAAAGATGTATTACTACATCGCGCCAACCGGTTTCCCGGATAGGGGCCAATACTGGATAAATACAGGCGCATTATTAAACCGCATGAATTTTGGTTTGGCCATCGCATCAGGCCGCATCCCCGGTGTAACTGTTAATCTGGCGGCGCTGAATCAGAACCATGAGCCGGAAAGCGCGCAGGCCGCTTTGACCATATATGGTAAAATGCTGTTGCCAGGCCGGGACCTGACGCAAACGGTAAAACGTTTGACACCAATGCTTACAGACCCCGAGCTGGTGAACAAAGTCAGCGCCGCAAGCAATAAGACAACGCCTAACACAGATACGAATATCAAGCCTGCCACAGCAATGCAAAGTGGCAGTGATGCCATGTTAGCACCTCCTAAAACTAAAGATCTCATTTATGCCAAAGCTGTGCTGACACCAACAAGTAACACCATGCTGGCGCAGGTAGTAGGGGTAATAATTGGTTCGCCGGAGTACCAGCGAAGGTGA
- a CDS encoding DUF1501 domain-containing protein — protein sequence MLSRRGFIKSGGLALFGVGLMGGIPGFIAEVAASVKNTPIYKKKKTLVCIFQRGAMDGLMAVTPFTDQYLKAARPTLFMSAAKAGSGQSLIDLDGKFGLHPSMKAFEPMFRDKRLAIVHGIGSPNNTRSHFAAQDYMESGTPFNKGTASGWLNRAVGLLGHDAMTPFTAVSITSALPRSLYGDNPSVAINNLDDFTIQMRGNQQGASMAAKSFEDLYDQTSSGLLKDTGKESFDAMKMLQKTDVKNYRPANGVVYPNTALGNSLKQIAQLIKMDVGLEVAFAESNGWDTHFNQGTDTGIFARNVADLSNSMMAFWNDLETHQDDVTIMTMTEFGRTVHQNGTGGTDHGRASCNFILSNNIAGGMVYGDVKPMSAENLEDGRDLPVTTDFRSVFSNIADKQLLISNNKVLFPDWNGTPLNLMRA from the coding sequence ATGTTATCAAGAAGAGGATTCATTAAGTCCGGCGGGTTGGCGCTGTTTGGCGTTGGCCTTATGGGTGGCATACCTGGTTTTATCGCAGAAGTTGCAGCCAGCGTTAAAAATACGCCGATCTATAAGAAGAAAAAAACGCTGGTTTGCATTTTCCAGCGTGGGGCAATGGATGGATTGATGGCGGTAACACCGTTTACAGACCAGTATTTAAAAGCGGCAAGGCCAACGTTATTCATGTCCGCGGCAAAGGCGGGGAGCGGGCAATCGCTGATAGACCTCGACGGTAAGTTTGGACTGCACCCATCCATGAAAGCCTTTGAGCCCATGTTTCGCGACAAGCGCCTTGCAATAGTACATGGCATTGGTTCGCCAAATAATACCCGTTCGCACTTTGCTGCGCAAGACTATATGGAATCGGGCACGCCTTTTAACAAAGGCACGGCAAGCGGGTGGTTAAACAGGGCAGTGGGCTTGCTAGGTCACGATGCAATGACGCCCTTTACGGCTGTGAGCATCACATCGGCATTGCCGAGATCATTATATGGCGACAACCCGTCTGTAGCGATCAACAATCTGGACGATTTTACAATCCAAATGCGAGGCAACCAACAGGGCGCCAGCATGGCTGCAAAAAGCTTTGAAGACCTTTACGACCAAACTTCTTCGGGCCTGTTAAAGGACACAGGTAAGGAAAGCTTTGATGCCATGAAGATGCTGCAAAAAACAGATGTAAAAAATTACCGCCCGGCTAATGGTGTGGTTTACCCAAACACGGCTTTGGGCAACTCACTAAAACAGATCGCTCAGCTAATCAAAATGGATGTCGGCCTCGAAGTTGCGTTTGCAGAATCGAACGGTTGGGATACACATTTTAATCAGGGGACAGACACCGGTATTTTTGCCCGCAACGTTGCCGACCTGAGCAATAGCATGATGGCTTTTTGGAACGATCTGGAAACGCATCAGGATGATGTTACCATAATGACCATGACAGAGTTTGGTCGCACTGTTCACCAGAACGGAACAGGTGGCACAGACCATGGCCGTGCTTCTTGCAACTTTATCTTGAGCAATAATATAGCAGGCGGTATGGTTTATGGCGACGTAAAACCGATGTCTGCAGAAAACCTCGAAGATGGCCGCGACTTGCCTGTAACTACAGATTTCCGCAGTGTATTTAGCAATATTGCAGATAAGCAGTTGCTCATCAGCAATAACAAAGTGCTCTTCCCGGACTGGAACGGTACACCTTTGAACCTGATGCGCGCTTAG
- a CDS encoding hybrid sensor histidine kinase/response regulator, whose amino-acid sequence MEERNLLSEDLSTGYWIWDMKGDTPFDDPGLLAQLGYPSDALLNQPFSAGKLVDEDRIKFHEKISEHIAAKGSKPFVQEVRFRFPDKIKYFMFTGGITKLDALNQPKLMNGIFMDTTPRKELHRDFLVMKDFLDKTNEVARVGGWELDMATEKVTWSPVTKKIFGVGMDYVPVRGSASTFFKEGKDRDTLVAAFHDAVGKNIPYDLELQIVNAQGKEVWTRTIGQPEFENGVCVRLYGVFQDITERKKHEEEALMKKDLMEKFISSAPVSIAMFDTNMNYIAASQIWMASYNIDVNSIIGKSHFEVFSEIPDEWRDYLKRCLNGESFTKEKDHFVRRDGKEEWIRWDIRPWYESADKIGGVIMFTELITDRVLAQQELIKAKEEAEEAVIAKSRFLSVMSHEIRTPMNAVIGFTEILLENPREDQLESLRPLKFSADNLMVIINDILSLSKLEEGMVSFEEVPFSPAELVQNIYLSNKQFAITKKIGLNVSADTMADVKVLGDPVRLGQIIINLVNNAIKFTKQGAVTITLKKVDDKPDTTSVYFEVSDTGIGIPDDKQDYIFEIFTQASSSTTRHFGGTGLGLAICKRLVELMGGNIKVRSKMGEGSAFSFVLKMKKVEAEAPVVKAEPKQVFQGDAMSLKGVSLLIAEDNPLNVLLLKKYLAQWGVECEVAENGQMAIDMMRNLIFDIVLMDLQMPEMDGYEATKAIRELNGDYYKTVPIIALTASMIDDIKQKTAEAGMNDCVGKPFNYIDLYDKITYYVQKSRGLLAAG is encoded by the coding sequence ATGGAAGAACGTAACCTGTTAAGTGAAGACCTGAGTACCGGATATTGGATATGGGACATGAAAGGAGACACTCCTTTTGACGACCCGGGCTTGTTAGCGCAACTGGGTTACCCGTCTGATGCACTTCTTAACCAGCCATTTTCAGCAGGGAAACTTGTAGACGAAGACCGTATAAAGTTTCATGAAAAGATAAGTGAACACATTGCCGCCAAAGGTTCAAAACCCTTTGTGCAAGAGGTGAGGTTCAGATTCCCTGATAAGATAAAATACTTCATGTTTACAGGCGGCATTACCAAGCTAGATGCGCTGAACCAGCCAAAGCTAATGAACGGTATTTTTATGGATACCACGCCGCGTAAAGAACTGCACCGCGATTTTTTGGTGATGAAAGATTTTCTGGACAAAACTAATGAGGTGGCGCGCGTTGGTGGCTGGGAATTGGACATGGCTACAGAGAAGGTGACCTGGTCACCGGTTACTAAAAAAATATTTGGCGTTGGGATGGATTATGTGCCTGTACGGGGCAGCGCGTCAACGTTTTTTAAAGAAGGCAAAGACCGCGATACGTTAGTAGCCGCTTTTCATGACGCTGTAGGTAAAAACATTCCGTATGATCTGGAATTGCAGATCGTGAACGCCCAGGGCAAAGAGGTCTGGACACGCACTATCGGCCAGCCCGAGTTTGAGAATGGTGTTTGCGTAAGACTTTACGGTGTGTTCCAGGATATCACCGAGCGGAAGAAACACGAAGAAGAGGCCCTGATGAAGAAAGACCTGATGGAAAAATTCATCAGTTCTGCGCCGGTCTCTATCGCCATGTTCGATACCAACATGAACTACATCGCAGCCAGCCAGATATGGATGGCCTCTTATAACATCGATGTAAATTCTATCATTGGCAAAAGCCATTTCGAGGTTTTCTCTGAAATACCCGATGAGTGGCGCGACTATCTTAAGCGATGCCTGAACGGTGAAAGCTTCACCAAAGAAAAAGATCATTTTGTACGTCGCGATGGGAAGGAAGAATGGATACGCTGGGACATTCGTCCATGGTATGAAAGCGCTGATAAAATTGGCGGTGTTATTATGTTTACCGAGCTGATCACCGACAGGGTGCTGGCCCAGCAGGAACTGATCAAAGCCAAAGAGGAAGCAGAAGAGGCAGTGATTGCTAAATCGAGGTTCCTGTCTGTTATGAGCCACGAGATACGTACACCAATGAACGCGGTTATCGGCTTTACAGAAATATTGTTAGAAAACCCTCGCGAAGATCAGTTAGAAAGCCTGCGCCCGCTTAAGTTTTCTGCGGATAACCTGATGGTGATCATTAATGACATTCTTAGTCTTAGCAAGCTGGAAGAAGGTATGGTGAGCTTCGAGGAGGTGCCTTTTAGCCCTGCAGAGCTTGTACAGAACATCTACTTGTCTAATAAACAATTTGCTATCACCAAAAAGATCGGTTTAAACGTAAGCGCCGATACCATGGCGGATGTAAAAGTTTTAGGCGACCCTGTGCGATTAGGGCAGATCATTATCAACCTGGTAAACAATGCTATTAAGTTTACTAAACAAGGCGCGGTAACTATTACGCTTAAAAAGGTTGACGATAAGCCTGATACTACGTCGGTTTATTTTGAGGTTTCTGATACAGGTATCGGTATACCAGATGACAAGCAGGATTATATATTCGAAATATTTACCCAGGCCAGCAGCTCTACAACCCGACACTTTGGTGGCACGGGCTTAGGTCTCGCTATTTGTAAACGCCTGGTGGAGCTAATGGGCGGCAATATAAAGGTTCGCAGTAAAATGGGCGAAGGCTCGGCATTCTCATTCGTTTTGAAAATGAAGAAGGTTGAAGCCGAAGCGCCTGTTGTAAAGGCGGAGCCTAAGCAAGTTTTCCAGGGCGACGCCATGTCATTAAAAGGTGTTTCTCTTTTAATCGCGGAAGATAATCCGCTGAATGTTTTGCTGTTGAAAAAATATCTGGCGCAGTGGGGTGTCGAATGCGAGGTGGCGGAGAATGGCCAAATGGCTATCGATATGATGCGCAACCTTATTTTTGATATTGTGTTGATGGACTTGCAGATGCCCGAAATGGATGGGTATGAGGCAACAAAAGCGATACGGGAACTGAACGGCGACTATTATAAAACTGTGCCCATCATTGCCTTAACCGCGTCGATGATAGACGACATTAAGCAAAAAACTGCCGAGGCCGGCATGAACGACTGCGTGGGCAAGCCATTCAACTATATTGACCTTTACGATAAGATCACTTACTACGTGCAAAAATCAAGAGGTTTGCTTGCCGCCGGTTAA
- a CDS encoding ribulokinase encodes MEQYVIGVDYGTDSVRTVIINAEDGSEMASSVFNYPRWQKGLYCDARASQFRQHPLDYIEGLETTIINCVKQAGPNVAAKIKAISIDATGSTPVAVDISGTPLALLPGFEENPDAMFILWKDHAAVEEAAKINGHAKDYDADYLKYIGGIYSSEWFWAKLMHVMNNDEAVADKLYTWLEHTDWMPFLLTGGTNANDIKRNRCAAGHKGLWAEEFDGLPPKEFFMSLDPKLDKVYATFAKDTYTADKAAGTISTEWADKLGLPTDVLIGIGAIDAHMGAVGGEIEPYYLSKVMGTSTCDMLVIPVDEIKAEPVAGICGQVNGSIIPGMIGLEAGQSAFGDVYAWFKNLISWPIDQLLPRTKLISAELASQLRDELEGKILNELSATAAQLPLADDDELAIEWLNGRRTPDANPLVKGAVTGLDLGTDAPRMFRALAEATCFGAKSIVDRFIAEGVPVKGIIGIGGVAKKSPYIMQMMADVLGMSIKVHRYEHTCALGAAMFASVVAGIFPNVEGARQAMGGGFDKIYQPNDEVKDHYLSRYAKYKRLGDFIEGA; translated from the coding sequence ATGGAACAATATGTGATCGGGGTAGATTATGGCACCGACTCGGTACGCACAGTAATTATCAATGCCGAGGATGGCAGTGAGATGGCTTCTTCCGTTTTTAATTATCCGCGCTGGCAAAAAGGATTGTATTGCGATGCCCGCGCTAGCCAATTCCGTCAGCATCCGTTAGACTACATTGAAGGTTTGGAAACCACAATTATCAATTGCGTAAAACAAGCCGGGCCCAACGTAGCCGCGAAAATTAAAGCTATTTCCATAGATGCGACGGGCTCTACGCCTGTCGCGGTAGATATAAGCGGCACACCCTTAGCCTTGCTGCCTGGCTTTGAGGAAAACCCTGATGCGATGTTCATCTTGTGGAAAGACCACGCCGCGGTTGAGGAAGCAGCTAAGATAAACGGGCACGCGAAGGACTATGACGCTGATTATTTAAAATATATCGGTGGCATTTACTCGTCAGAGTGGTTTTGGGCTAAACTGATGCACGTCATGAATAATGACGAGGCCGTTGCCGACAAGTTATATACCTGGCTTGAACATACCGACTGGATGCCGTTTTTGCTGACCGGCGGTACGAATGCTAATGACATAAAACGCAACCGATGCGCGGCCGGCCACAAAGGTTTATGGGCCGAAGAGTTTGACGGGTTACCGCCCAAAGAATTCTTTATGTCACTTGATCCGAAACTGGATAAGGTTTATGCCACGTTTGCTAAAGATACTTACACCGCCGATAAAGCTGCCGGAACCATCAGCACTGAATGGGCTGACAAGCTGGGCCTGCCTACCGATGTACTGATAGGTATTGGCGCCATAGACGCGCACATGGGCGCGGTTGGCGGAGAAATTGAGCCATATTATTTAAGCAAGGTAATGGGCACCTCAACCTGCGACATGCTGGTGATCCCGGTCGATGAGATCAAAGCCGAACCTGTTGCAGGAATTTGCGGACAAGTAAATGGCTCCATCATTCCGGGCATGATAGGCCTCGAGGCAGGGCAATCAGCCTTTGGTGATGTTTATGCCTGGTTTAAAAATTTGATCTCGTGGCCTATTGACCAACTGCTGCCGCGAACCAAATTAATCAGTGCGGAACTTGCTTCACAATTGCGGGACGAATTGGAAGGGAAGATATTAAATGAACTAAGCGCCACGGCGGCACAGCTACCGCTGGCCGATGACGACGAGTTAGCGATAGAATGGCTTAATGGCCGCCGCACACCTGATGCTAACCCATTGGTTAAGGGTGCAGTTACGGGCCTCGATCTGGGTACAGACGCGCCACGGATGTTTCGTGCGCTGGCGGAGGCAACTTGCTTTGGTGCTAAAAGTATTGTTGACAGGTTTATAGCCGAGGGAGTGCCGGTTAAAGGGATTATTGGCATCGGCGGGGTGGCAAAAAAATCGCCCTATATAATGCAAATGATGGCCGATGTATTAGGAATGTCCATTAAAGTCCATCGCTACGAACATACCTGTGCTTTAGGTGCGGCTATGTTTGCAAGTGTTGTTGCAGGCATCTTCCCAAATGTTGAAGGTGCTAGGCAGGCAATGGGTGGTGGTTTTGATAAAATTTACCAACCAAATGACGAGGTCAAAGATCATTACCTTTCCCGCTACGCGAAATACAAACGCCTTGGTGATTTTATAGAAGGTGCTTAA